From the Penaeus vannamei isolate JL-2024 chromosome 20, ASM4276789v1, whole genome shotgun sequence genome, the window CAGCACCAAGGGCTACTTAATGTAAGTTAACAAAGACCCATTTAAAACAAAAAATGGGAAGCAGCAAACAGTAACTTTCTGAAAAATAGAGGTACTGTTATTCCAGCACCTTTATTGTTACTCAGTTAAAATTTAGAACCAATTGGATTTCATGTATCAGTTGTATTTACATCCACCCTTACTGCAGTTAGGATTTCTATTGTATAATCTGACTCATGATGTATGTTTATCATCAGGATTCCTATTATCCACAAGTGATGGCTAGAACCGTACCCATACCTGGGGAAGTAGCAAGTAAGTGTTGTTTATAATGGATCAGATTAGATGTAGTTATGACGTGGCTGTAATTAGCGAAACTTGATTTGTTGATTGTAaggtaggaaagggagatgaagtgcTTCGAGGTTATTGATTTTGTGTTctgggggagagcaagaggaaggagaatttCGAAAATGTCCGATCCtagtttgttatatttatttccaCCAAAGTGACTCTTTTACCTTATATGTGTGAACAGGAAGATTTACATTAGAAACAACAATGCCTTTTCAAAGTGAACTGGATTTGTACGTATTTTTTTTAGTGTAAGTTAAACAATACTTTGGATGATATTCTGTTCATGATTAagcatagaaatgtgtgtgtgtgtgtgtgtgtgtgtgtgtgtgtgtgtgtgtgtgtgtgtgtgtgtgtgtgtgtgtgtgtgtgtgtgtgtgtgtgtgtgtgtgtgtgcgtgcgtgcgtgcgtgcgtgcgtgcgtgcgtgcgtgcgtgcgtgcgtgcgtgcgtgcgtgcgtgcgtgcgtgcgtgtgcttgtgcctgtgcgtgtgtttgtgttgtctttttgtgtgtaatAGCATTGCATAGTCCTAGTGAGTGCAACAAAACATTTTATGTTCTCACAAGGTAAAAAATCTGTGCAACGAGACTGCGACATATTCATCCAGAGTTGCGCAAATTATATTGCAACAAACATTTCGTAAATGGTTTTCTTCTTGAGAAATACCGAATAAATGGTATCTAATGCCAACTTTCACGATAAGATATTGCAAATTACAGTTTCAATCACCAATGTCACGTGAGTtcgctggaaaaaaaaaagatgccagCCATTGGGCAACAGCTGGTTTGGCTCGAACGCTCAGGCGACCCGGAATCAAtaacacacgaacacgtacatacaaatatctctgtgtgtgtgtgtgtgtgtgtgtgtgtgtgtgtgtgtgtgtgtgtgtgtgtgtgtgtgtgtgtgtgtgtgtgtgtgtgtgtgtgtgtgtgtgtgtgtgtgtgtacatatatatgtatatatatatatatatatatatatatatatatatatatatatatatatatatatatatatatacacacacacagtatatatatatatatatacatatatatatatatatatatatatatatatatatatatatatatacacacacacacacacacacacacacacacacagagtatatatatatataaaaatatatatatgtatatatatatttatatatatgtatgtatatatatatgtatatatatgtaaatatatatgtatatacatgtatatatatatatgtatttatatatatatatatttatatatatagatatatatttatatatatgtataaatatatatatatgtacatatatatatatatatatatatatatatatatatatgtatatatatatatgtatgtatatacatatatatatatatatgtatatatatgtatgtatatacatatatatatatatatgtatatatatatgtatgtatatacatatatatatatatgtatatatatatatatatatatacatatatatgtatatatatatatgtatatatatataaatatatatatatatatatatatatatatttatatatatatacatatatatatacatatatatatatatatatatatatattatatatatatgtatatacatacatacatatatatatatatatatatatatatatatatatatatatgcatgtctatatatacagtacatatatacatatacatatatatacgtatacgtatatgtatgtacttatatagaccttgtgcgcGGCCGTGCatgtacgcccccccccccccaatacacaCGCCCGGAACTGAGCGACATTTCATTCAGATTTGCTGCAAAAGGAAGAAGCGCATCACAAGAACAGAGATTGACGTCACATTCTTCTGTCAAGGATTGAACATTTCCTGCAAGACTTCCCCCACTCTTCACGccgctgtacatatatatacaacatagatatacatatacacatctgtataaatatatgtttatatatttatacatgatatatgatatatatatatatatatatatatatatatatatatatatttgtatatgtatacatatgtacatgtatgtgtacctatatatatatatatatatatatgcatatatatatatatatatatatatatatatatatatatatatatatatatatatagatagatagatagatatgtatgtatatgtatatatagtatatgtatgtccagggccccggggcaaagaacagggccgggccctcagggccacatcctttttaggtgggaaacgcctttttcaaataggaaacgcccattttcccctTAAACTTCTATGTTGATATAAGCTGTATGTTACTTGcgatcaagaatatgttactaataaaTGAAAAAGCCATTGCAACAGTAGCATTATTTTACGTATGAAAGTGTATAAACTATGAAAAATCATTAACTAATCCTCTAAGTAGGTTCTAATTAATCTTTCAATCCCTTATTGGATTCGCTGTTGCTCCATCCTTTGTTTTATCACCGGTTGCTACTGTTGCAATGGTGAAAAATATGGCTTTTCGTACTCCTCATATATTTCCAAACCTGTAGTGCTCATCTCTTCTCGCTTTTCAATTAATTTCGCAAGTCAAGAGGATACGTCCTATAATCAGACATTTAGAAGGTATTTAGGAGAGGCAGAAAAGCGGCATACCTTCGGGAAGACCTCGGAAACTACACGGACTGAAATGATAGTTTAGCAGAACAGTTTAGAAGACGACGCTAGTTTGGCAGGaagcaatggagagagagagagagagagagagggagagaaacccaACTGATTCCTAAACCGGAAGCAGAGACGCAACtccaagaaagaaaagtaagaaatcaTGGTACAAATACCTTATTAGTACATGAAAAATGTCTTGCTATTGCCCATTCACTTATTTAATCATTTTTCGTGAACGGTTTTAATATCTCAACGAACAGCTTGCTTCTAAGAGGAAAATGGCGGAACTGATCAAGATGATTGCTGCCCTTATGATACTTCTGACAAGATTGGATCCCATTAAAGGAGGATCGCGCTTATACCAGCAGGTTAGGATCGAGTGAATTTCTCTTGAATAcatttatgatttgttttttctaattgtatttatcattgttatttttatggatTACACTTTCTTTGAATACTATTGTATTATTCTAACAGTGTAGGAACCTTACCTTCTCTAAGATCGACTGTCAATTCTCAATtaagttgttaaaaaaaaaaaagaaaaaaaatgaatgcagaCGATTTTGTTTATAATGTGGGGCTTAATAGCAATAATCTTTgagaattttttatattttctgaaaTCACAGTATACCTTCTAAATATTTTTGTGTCTTCCTAAACAATGAACCCATTCTATTTATTCAGTCATTTGTACCGTGAATTACGCATCACTGACTTCCACATTCCATACTAATGCCCTTCAGTACCTCCTTTTtattcacacacgctcacacacacacacacacatacatatatatatgtgtgtgtgtgtgtgtgtgtgtgtgtgtgtgtgtgtgtgtgtgtgtgtgtgtgtgtgtgtgtgtgtgtgtgtgtgtgtgtgtgtgtgtgtttgtgtgtgtgtgtgtttgtgtgtgtttgtgtgtaaagttCAAATTTGGAAAACAAAAAGTGTCAAATATATACTACGACCATCAGCTTATGTCAACCTTTTCTGACCACTTGTTCATTTGCTACAAAACAcaatacaaatattttcattcagaacgctttattttcatatttttttctactcatttctctcatctttttgCCCTGTGGAGGTGGCGCCGTCGTTCCACCCCGAGCTCATGGACGCCTTTGTGACGTCGGTGAACTTGTCAAATGTGATGTACAGTTTTGCTTGTGCTCAGCAGTGCAACTGGAACTCCTGCTGTCGTCTCGCGTGTCAGGCAGGTCAGTAAAGAAATAAGTTGTTTGGAATTATTTGTACATTCATAGCAACATTGTTTTATATAGTTGGATAATTCATATCTTTCTCTTGCCCGGTCTCTCTCAATACTCTGGCCCTCCACCTCcttatccaccctctcccttccctctgttttctttctcttaagtGATATATGGTAGCTAATTGGAATTGCTAATCTGTTGATGGATACCCAATAGACTATCGGGCCATATTAGGTGGGATAATATTTCAAATTACCGAGaaacaaggaggaaaaaaggtTGCTTCTTACTAACTCGAGTTCCTTCACAACTTGCTGTAATTCATACTAACCCTAAAGTTACTCTGGTTTTGCTACACTCGTTCAGAGCAAATAGCAATCTCGTTGAATCGAGACTTTCCTAGCTTTCAAGTATTCGGATCCCCAACGGCAGGTCCTATGTGCGAAATGTACGAGACCAAAGTGGCCGGGCACTGGGCTGGCACGGACGACCCCTCCGCCGTGACCTTTGACACCTGCATCACAAAATGGGTCACGAATCCCCGTTCATCTCCTCCCGTCATGACCTCCGCCTCGTCTACCAGCCAAGGATCCGACGCTAGGAAGGCCGTCGACGGATTTATCGGCAGGAAcgtctccctctgcttctcctccggCCAGGAACCGAATCCCTGGTGGATGGCCGACCTCGGGCGCGTGAAGCGAGTGTCCCAGGTGAGGATTCACACGAGGCAGGATGGCCTCGGCAGTGAGTTCCTCTCGGTGTTGGTTCGTCTCGGGAATTCCTCGGATCCGCTCGCTGTTTCGAATGACACTTGCTTGCACGGCTCGTTGGATCAGGATTATCCGGAGGGTTTTGCAGGGAACGCGTCTGACCCGGGGAACTCGACCGACGTGGGAAATTCGACTGATCCTTTGGGAAACTCAACAGGTCTAGGAGAAACTACAGTTCCAGTGAATTCGACAGAACCGGGAAGCACGGCAGGCCCCTCGGGAAGCACAACAAATCCTCCAGGAACCACGACAAATCCTCCATTTAACACAACAGATCCTCCAGGAATTTCAACCACGCAAGGAAATTCATTGGGAACCTCAACAACTCCAGGAATCTCAACCTCAGCCAATCAAGGAAGTACGACAGAGCATTTGGGAACTTCAACGGAACAAGCCATTTCAACCCAGGGGCCAACAGTAAAGAGACGCAAACGAAATATTGATCCAACCCAGTCAACACCTACAGAAACCCCCCAGTCATCCCAACCAGAAGTTGCGACCTCAACATCCCAACTAGGAGTTACAACAACATCCCAACCAGGAGTTACAACAACATCCCAACCAGGAGTTACAACAACATCCCAACCAGGAGTTACAACAACATCCCAACCAGGAGTTACAACATCCCAACCAGGAGTTACAACAACATCCCAACCAGGAGTTACAACAACATCCCAACCAGGAGTTACAACAACATCCCAACCAGGAGTTACAACAACATCCCAACCAGAAGTTATGACGACATCCCAACCAGGAATTACGACCTCAACATCCGAACCAGAAGTCACTACTTCAACAGCCTCTCCCGATCTAGGTCCCCAGTGTGAAACCTCGAATGAAACCAAGGACCACGTGTTTCGTCTCAACCCAGTGATAGGTTCCAACCCGGGAGAAGCCCCTCTGGCGGCCGAAGTGGTGTTCAGCCTCCCTCAAGCCGTGAGTGGGCGCTACTTGTCCATCCAGAGCTTAGAGTCGGATCCTAGCAATGTGTTGACCATCTGCAACGTTGAGGTGTTGGAGCAGCAGAGGGAACCGGTGATGAGGTTTGTTGGGTAACTCGGTTTTATGTTTTCTGTGATTTTCTACGTTTATGTGGgtttaaatatagataaaaacagGTATTTTTCCATACTTGCATATGCGCATATAGGTAGGTACTTAGAtaaggaggcagacagacatgacAAGTACAAGTAAATGTAATATCAAAAGTAAATGAAACTTCTATTGCCCAGGGGACACGTGACCGAAATCGCACCTTTCCAGGAACTGCCTCGACGTCCGAGACAAGGTGAGCAACCGGAGCGGCGTCTACACCGTCCACCCGCACCCCTGCTGCCCCCTCGAAGTGATCTGCGACATGGACACCGACGGCGGAGGATGGACGGTCATCCAGCGTCGGCAAGACATCCTGCCGCGACAGGACTTCTTTCGGCCGTGGCACGAGTACGTCGTGGGCTTCGGACAAAGGCCCTGCGGCGAGTTCTGGCTTGGCCTCGAGAACATCCACGCCCTCACCGGCCAGACGCCGAACCAGCTGAGGATCCTTCTCGAGGACTTCGACGGCGCGACGCGGTGGGCCAACTACGGCTATTTCCACGTCGGCGATGAGGGCGCGTCCTATGCCCTGACCGTGGCCAACTACACAGGCGATGCTGGCGATTCCCTGGCTTACCATAATGGCCAGAAATTCTCGACGAAGGATCGGGATTCGGATGAGTCTTCCACTAACTGCGCAGAGAGGTTAGAAGGAAGCTTCCCTGGTGCGAGTTATTCATTTGATGAAGTGTTCTGTCACTGTCATGTGCTTTTATAaatagatgagagaaaaaagggtatGTCCACAAAGCAATTGCACATTTAACTGTAGACATTTAAATACGTTGTCAGCTAGCATTATGCTGGAATTAAGATTTTATTCGTAATACCCAGTATATCATGACGGCCCTTGATATCTAATTACTTTTAATTTctaatatatattatgatattgatatttaatTAACGTTTAATTGATATGTAATGCATCTTATGATCGCCCTTGATACCTAATTaacatttcatttttaatatctACCGTATCGTGTGACCACCCATGGGATTCAATATACGCCGAATAACTTCCTTTACGGTTGCCATCCACAGATTCCGCGGCGCTTGGTGGTACAAAAGCTGTATCCATTCCAGTCTGAACGGCGAGTACCTGGGTGGCTCTCACAACTCCATCCATGAAGGTATCTACTGGAGGGCGTGGCGCGGCTATTACTACTCCCTGAAGGCTGCTACCATGATGATTAGACCAGCTGCTTGATAGacgttgtggctgtggttgtagacCTTGATCTCACTTTTCCCACTGGCACTGACTGATTATTATGTCCACCCTAGATAGATTGAGAGTATCGCATCTGATATATTTAACAATAGATGAGTCTTTTGGCATCGCTTGTATGCATAATATCcttagttttctttttgtctctgttttgtgtttttgatgttgtttgaGAACCACTGACCATCCCTATAAACAATGGAGACCAACTGTGGATCACCCCCATTTTGAGTAATATTAAGAAAGGATATGCAAAGATATTTCGGGTTTGGCATGTACTTACGGACATATGGAAATTATGTGACATAACGGCCATGTCAGATTTGAATCTGAAATGTATCGAACATTTCCAGCAATCCATTATGGGATTATGCAAGCGTATGTAATAGGCACTTTTTAAAGAGttgaattattcatttttattagaaTGTTTGTCTATGCAGGCAGCAGTTACAGGATATAGAATTAGCACACATTATTCATGATTGTTCACTATTCATGTCTTATCTCAGCCCTTTGAAAAGAATGTCatcgaaataaaggaaaaggtgtattaagaagaaagaggaaattagtGTTTTTGAGATTACCTGATCAAGAATGTCAACTGTATGTCCAGGCACTTTGACGTCACAGAGAAGTACTTTATTCACTTAAGAGAAATTATATTGTTTTCGAATATATACCCAATTATGAAATGTGTTTCTCGTCAGTAAATGAATATGGAAAATTCCTTTGTATATTTGGCCCTttgtgtacattatgtatatacatacttgcatagacatatacatattcacacacatacttacacacacacacacacacgtgcacacacacacacacacacatgtatatatatatgtatatatatatatatatatatatatatatatatatatatatatgtatatacatatattcatatatgtatgtacacatgtatgtatgtatgtgtacatatatatatatatatatatatatatatatatatatatatatatatatatatatatatatatatatatgtatatatatgtatatatatatatgtatatatatatatatatatatatatatatatatgtatgaatatgtatatatatatatatatatatatatatatatatatatatatatatatatatatatatatatataaatgtataaggaaATCTATATCAGACACGAATTTCTCAATACGACATTTTTCAACGCCTAAAAGTGTAAAGAAACTAAAGATTTTCGCAAAAGACACGGGTTTCGTCACCGCGATGGGCGGCGCGAGTCAGACAGTCAGCAGTTCGGACGACGACGCCAAGACGGCATGCACGGAATCGGACGCTGGTCGAGATATCCGGGACTTTCGGCTTGAGAGAAGGAGATTCAGTAAGAAATCTGGAGGGCTGTGTATCTGCTTATATCTATGCACAgtatttaagcacacacacatgtgtatggaaatgtgtgagtatataaatctatacatgtatatatatatatatatatatatatatatatatatatatatatatatatatatatatatatatatatatatatatatatgtgtgtgtgtgtgtgtgagtgtgtgagtgtgtgtgtgtgtgtgtgtgtgtgtgtgtgtgtgtgtgtgtgtgtatatatatatatatatatatatatatatgtatttatgtatatatatatatatatatatatatatatatatatatatatatagagagagagagagagagagagagagagagagagagagacagagagagagagaaagagagagagagagatacacacacacacacacacacacacacacacacacacacacacatatatatatatatatatatatatatatatatatatatatatatagtatatatgcatagtatatatatatatgtatatatatatacatagtatatatatatatatatatatatatatatatatattatatatatatatatatatatatatatatatatatatatatatatatatatatatatatatatatatatatgcacacacacacacacacacacacacacacacacacacacacacacacactcgcacacgcacacactcgcacacatacacacatacacacacacacacacgcacacacatacaccaacacacccacacccacacacattcgcatacacacacacacacacacacacacacacacacacacacacacacacacacacacacacacacacacacacacacacacgcgcttatatatatatatatatatatatatatatatatatatatatatatatatatatatgcatgtatatatatatgtatatacatattcatatatatatgcatatatatatatatatatatatatatatatatatatatatatatatacatatatatgtgttagtgtatatatatgtatatataatataaataaataaataaatatatatatatatatatctatatatatgtatatatatatatatatatatatatatatatatatatatatatatatatgtgtgtatgtgtgtgtgtatatgtgcgtgtgtgtgtgtgtgtgtgcgtgtgtgtgtgtgtgtgtgtgtgtgtgtgtgtgtgtgtgtgtgtgtgtgtgtgtgtgtgtgtgtgtgtgtgtgtgtgtgtgtgtgtgtgtgtgtgtgtgtgtgtgtgtgtgtgtgtgtgtgtgtgtgagtgtgtgtgtgtgtgtgtaaacattcatatgtataaatatttatatatatatatatatatatcatatttatatatatatatatatatatatatatatatatacatatatatatatatatatatatatatatatatatatatatatatatatatatatatatatatatatgtatatatatcatatttatatatatacacatgtgaatgtgtacacgcacttatacatacctatatatattatctatatctatatctatatctatatatatatatatatatatatatatatatatatatacatatatatatattatatatatatattatatatatatatatatatacacatatatatataatatatatatatatatatatatatatatatataatatatatgtatatatatatatatatatatatatatatatatatatatataaatacatatatatatatatatatatatatatatatatatatataatatatgtatatatatatatatatatatatgatatatatatatatacacacagacacacacacacacatatatatatatatacatatacatatacatatatatatatatatatatatatatatatatatatatatattatatatatatatatatatatatatatatatgtatgtgtatatatatatatgtgtgtgtgtgtgtgtgtgtgtgtgtatgtgtgtgtgtgtgtgtgtgtgtgtgtgtgtgtgtgtgtgtgtgtgtgtgtgtgtgtgtgtgtgtgtgtgtgtgtgtatgtgtgtgtatatctatctatctatctatctatctatctatctatctatctatatatatacacatatatgtgtgtgtgtgtatatatatatatatatatatatatatatatatatatatatatatatatatattcgtctatatacgtatatacataagtgtacatatatgtatccatacatgcactcacggtatatatatatatatatatatatatatatatatatatatatatatatatatatatatatatatgtgtgtgtgtgtgtgtgtgtgtgtgtgtgtgtgtgtgtgtgtgtgtgtgtgtgtatatttacacaacatacacacgcaaagacaaaATGCATCATAAGGaaccgctgcccccccccccccccccagccgaaCAGCCTCCCTGGCGACCCTCGGAGGACAACAAACATGGCGGGCGTGGTCGGAGCGCCGTCAAAGGCCGTTCTTTTCCTGTCCATTTCTCTCGCTGCCGGAGCCAATGTCCGGAAATACAGGCAGGTAAGTCTCGGGTAATGTgtgttttattctctttgttgttttatattcGTTCAAaatgttccgtttttttttattttgtgtggaagggaaaaagagagggaatgaggttaATTACGTTTCGGTTGTCGTTTATATTCCTTTTCAGGTGAGATTACCAAAATGGATATTAagagtatgtatttttttaatgttgtggCTTTAGTTTTATTTACGAAATGCTGCATTTTAACTGCACTATTAaatcaaatttaaaaaaatgtttgcTCAAATTATGATTTGTCCTTTTCAATAAACTATTACCATTCTCTTATTGCTTCACATTTTGAGTTTCTTAGTTATTCCCATTTCTTGTGAATTAGGCAATATCTACTATAATGTTaatatgatattattgatgacatAATTACAATTTTTAGATAGACATAAGAATACCTTAACAGATCAGACCAGTACTTGACGGTAATAAGGATATATACCAGATGACATTAACAAAAGTAATTGATAATATCAGGAACATTACAAAATATCTTCACATAATCACCGATATATAAGTGCTTTCAGTAATTAAACAAATCACTTTTTAAAACAACCTTTCCAATGTAACACTCGTATGATTAGTCTCATTTACATGATTCTCGAAAAAGCATTCAATACAGGATTAGAAAAGATGttgaatattacacacacaagtacacacacatattcatttatttttcatatttctctttacacacatatgctcacacatacatccatatgcacacatgtacacacatacacacacacacacacatacacacacacacacacacacacacacacacacacgcacacacacacacacacacacacacacacacacacacacacacacacacatatatatatatatatatatatatatatatatatatatatactcgtatacatatacatacctatttacctacctatctaaccacacacactcaaaccaacACTATATACAaagcccccccacctccccctctgttGCCAGGTGACCCCGTCGTTCCACGCTGACCTTCTCAACACACACGTGACCTCGGTTGACCTGTCGAACGTGGTATACAGCTTCGCCTGTGCGGACCAGTGCTCTCGCAACACCTGCTGTCGCCTCGCTTGTCAAAATggtttggagagagggagagagggagggggagagggagagggagagggagagggagagggagagggagagggagagggagagggagagggagaggggagagggagagggagagggggagggaaagggagagagggagagagggagaggggaagagggagaggggggagagggagaggagagagagagagagagagagagagagagagagagagggagagggagagagagagagagagagagagagagagagagagagagagagagagagagagagagagagagaggggagagaggggggagggagaagagggagagggagaggggagagggagaggaggaggaggaggggagaagaaggagaggagagagagagagagagagagagagagagagagagagagagagagagagagagagagagagagagagagagagagagagggggggagagagagggagggagagaa encodes:
- the LOC113803104 gene encoding uncharacterized protein — its product is MAELIKMIAALMILLTRLDPIKGGSRLYQQVAPSFHPELMDAFVTSVNLSNVMYSFACAQQCNWNSCCRLACQAGPMCEMYETKVAGHWAGTDDPSAVTFDTCITKWVTNPRSSPPVMTSASSTSQGSDARKAVDGFIGRNVSLCFSSGQEPNPWWMADLGRVKRVSQVRIHTRQDGLGSEFLSVLVRLGNSSDPLAVSNDTCLHGSLDQDYPEGFAGNASDPGNSTDVGNSTDPLGNSTGLGETTVPVNSTEPGSTAGPSGSTTNPPGTTTNPPFNTTDPPGISTTQGNSLGTSTTPGISTSANQGSTTEHLGTSTEQAISTQGPTVKRRKRNIDPTQSTPTETPQSSQPEVATSTSQLGVTTTSQPGVTTTSQPGVTTTSQPGVTTTSQPGVTTSQPGVTTTSQPGVTTTSQPGVTTTSQPGVTTTSQPEVMTTSQPGITTSTSEPEVTTSTASPDLGPQCETSNETKDHVFRLNPVIGSNPGEAPLAAEVVFSLPQAVSGRYLSIQSLESDPSNVLTICNVEVLEQQREPVMRNCLDVRDKVSNRSGVYTVHPHPCCPLEVICDMDTDGGGWTVIQRRQDILPRQDFFRPWHEYVVGFGQRPCGEFWLGLENIHALTGQTPNQLRILLEDFDGATRWANYGYFHVGDEGASYALTVANYTGDAGDSLAYHNGQKFSTKDRDSDESSTNCAERFRGAWWYKSCIHSSLNGEYLGGSHNSIHEGIYWRAWRGYYYSLKAATMMIRPAA